One genomic region from Terriglobus aquaticus encodes:
- a CDS encoding tetratricopeptide repeat protein encodes MPALRTSIDAKRRTLQWACAIVFAVAHALVPHSASAQARTAASPAQARGSAAQQQTEREADAAREHGDTQASLKLYEAALAHRPQWQQGWWYYGSLLYDANRYADAARAFRKLTKLNDQLGDAWGMLGLCEFEVREYPAAYQDLQRTQRLSITEPSLQKIVDYHLALLLNVHGDADAALVLLSSLYVGGVRSEDLQVAMGLSLLRVPIFPADLDPSRDALVHDAGNLAALLATRQYEKAALSFQDMFARYPTVPFLHYAYGGMLASQARDADAEAQFKAETELSPDSVYPYLEWAFVAMKTKDYAESKRLANLALQRNANSFLAHYILGNSMLLSDDPKSAVPELELAKKLAPQMPDIRYSLSRAYARLGQADLARQEQADFRELQKKNAVDRLQLVKRYPGAQPITGVRPTTTQ; translated from the coding sequence ATGCCTGCACTGCGGACCAGCATCGATGCGAAACGCCGAACGCTGCAATGGGCGTGCGCGATTGTATTCGCGGTCGCGCACGCATTGGTTCCACACAGCGCTTCGGCGCAGGCACGGACGGCTGCGTCACCCGCGCAGGCGCGTGGTTCAGCCGCGCAGCAGCAGACGGAGCGGGAAGCCGATGCGGCGCGCGAGCACGGCGATACGCAAGCGAGCTTGAAGCTGTATGAGGCCGCGCTGGCGCACCGTCCGCAGTGGCAGCAGGGCTGGTGGTACTACGGCTCGCTGCTGTATGACGCGAACCGCTATGCCGACGCGGCGCGCGCCTTTCGCAAGCTGACAAAGCTGAACGATCAGCTTGGCGACGCTTGGGGCATGCTCGGCTTGTGTGAATTTGAGGTGCGCGAGTATCCAGCCGCATACCAGGACCTGCAACGGACGCAGCGCCTGTCGATCACGGAGCCGTCGCTGCAGAAGATCGTCGATTATCACCTGGCGCTCCTGCTGAATGTGCACGGCGATGCCGACGCCGCGCTGGTTCTGTTGTCGTCGCTGTATGTGGGCGGTGTTCGGTCGGAAGATCTGCAGGTCGCCATGGGCCTGAGCCTATTGCGCGTCCCCATCTTTCCGGCGGACCTGGACCCTTCGCGCGACGCCCTGGTGCACGATGCCGGCAACCTGGCTGCGCTGCTCGCAACCCGGCAGTACGAGAAAGCTGCGCTCTCGTTTCAGGACATGTTTGCACGGTATCCGACGGTGCCGTTTCTGCACTATGCGTATGGCGGCATGCTCGCGTCCCAGGCACGCGACGCCGATGCCGAGGCGCAGTTCAAGGCCGAAACCGAGTTGAGCCCGGACAGCGTGTACCCATATCTCGAGTGGGCGTTTGTGGCGATGAAAACCAAGGATTACGCCGAGTCGAAGCGGCTGGCAAACCTTGCCCTGCAGCGCAACGCCAACTCGTTCCTTGCCCACTACATTCTCGGCAACTCGATGCTGTTGTCGGACGATCCAAAGTCCGCCGTGCCTGAGTTGGAGCTCGCGAAGAAACTCGCGCCACAGATGCCGGACATCCGATACAGCCTCTCTCGCGCGTATGCCCGGCTTGGGCAGGCGGACCTGGCAAGGCAGGAGCAGGCAGACTTTCGCGAGCTGCAGAAGAAGAACGCCGTGGACCGGCTGCAACTGGTGAAGCGCTATCCCGGCGCCCAGCCCATCACAGGGGTTCGTCCCACCACCACGCAATAG
- a CDS encoding CRTAC1 family protein, producing MMPWARVTAQAGPPQTATGAGSSAPQSRDSGSATAGTFAPVLDAQKRPITAGGFVKTGPVVFMDESEKSGLTKWRETMGSPEKHYILESNGSGVCLIDYDHDGWLDIYLVNGSTFEALQGKAPAPHAALFHNNHDGTFTDVAKAAGVENDRWGFGCAVGDYDNDGWPDLYVTNYGKNRLFHNRHNGTFEDVAEHAGVTLGNWSTGASFGDYDGDGRLDLFVPGYVHWNEKDPKSIGTNVVGEGNCQFRGAHVNCGPRGLPGEPDHLFHNNGDGTFTDVSAKAGVADRVHNYGFSSTFVDVNNDGKVDLVVADDSTPNYLYLNKGNGTFEDASFYSGFALNQDGREVANMGLAVGDFKNNGLIDLYTGTFSDDYKPLFENTGGGNYNEVSPQMGIAEVTYPFLTWATEFIDFDNDGWKDLFLANGHVFPQVDNHQWGTSYAERPLLFHNTDHGKKFELMPAVEGTGLADVIPARGAAFGDLFNDGRVQVVINCIDHAPVLLRNVTAETNHWVELALEGGPKGPRDAIGTTVYLTANGVRQRNDVRSGGSYESNSDMRLHFGLGQATRVDDVEIRWSSGEVEHLKLPEVDRIFSVAQGKGIVPGVYDALAHAGAGHPPAK from the coding sequence ATGATGCCGTGGGCCAGAGTGACCGCGCAGGCAGGGCCACCTCAGACAGCAACGGGCGCCGGCAGCTCGGCTCCACAGAGCAGGGACAGCGGTTCCGCTACGGCGGGCACGTTTGCGCCGGTGCTGGATGCGCAGAAGCGACCGATCACGGCGGGCGGCTTCGTCAAAACAGGGCCTGTGGTCTTCATGGACGAATCCGAAAAGTCGGGCCTGACCAAGTGGCGCGAGACGATGGGTTCGCCGGAAAAGCACTACATCCTGGAGTCGAATGGTTCAGGCGTGTGCCTGATCGATTATGACCACGATGGGTGGCTCGACATTTACCTGGTGAACGGGTCTACGTTTGAGGCGCTGCAGGGTAAGGCGCCGGCCCCACACGCGGCGCTGTTCCACAACAACCACGACGGCACCTTTACTGACGTCGCGAAGGCGGCCGGGGTGGAGAACGACCGGTGGGGGTTCGGCTGCGCCGTGGGCGACTACGACAACGACGGCTGGCCCGATCTGTATGTGACCAACTACGGCAAGAACCGGCTCTTCCACAACCGGCACAACGGGACCTTCGAAGACGTGGCGGAACACGCGGGCGTGACGCTGGGCAATTGGAGCACTGGGGCCAGCTTTGGCGACTACGACGGCGATGGCAGGCTGGACCTGTTTGTGCCGGGGTATGTTCACTGGAATGAGAAGGATCCGAAATCGATCGGAACCAACGTGGTGGGCGAAGGCAACTGCCAGTTTCGCGGGGCACACGTGAACTGCGGTCCGCGGGGCCTGCCGGGCGAGCCCGACCACCTGTTCCACAACAACGGCGACGGCACCTTTACCGACGTGAGCGCAAAGGCCGGCGTAGCGGACCGCGTTCACAACTACGGGTTCTCGTCTACGTTTGTCGATGTGAACAATGACGGCAAGGTGGACCTGGTAGTGGCGGACGATTCCACGCCCAACTACCTGTACCTGAACAAGGGCAACGGCACCTTTGAGGACGCCAGCTTTTACTCCGGCTTTGCTCTGAACCAGGACGGCCGCGAGGTCGCCAACATGGGCCTGGCTGTTGGCGACTTCAAGAACAACGGCTTGATCGATCTGTACACCGGCACCTTCTCAGACGACTACAAGCCACTGTTTGAGAACACGGGCGGCGGCAACTACAACGAGGTGAGTCCGCAGATGGGGATCGCGGAAGTCACGTATCCGTTTCTGACCTGGGCGACGGAGTTCATCGACTTCGATAACGATGGATGGAAGGACCTGTTCCTGGCGAACGGCCACGTGTTTCCGCAGGTGGACAATCACCAGTGGGGAACTAGCTACGCAGAGCGGCCCTTGCTGTTTCACAACACGGACCATGGCAAGAAGTTTGAGCTGATGCCGGCCGTGGAAGGCACCGGTTTGGCAGACGTGATCCCGGCGCGCGGAGCGGCGTTTGGTGACCTGTTCAACGATGGGCGGGTGCAGGTGGTGATCAACTGCATCGACCATGCGCCGGTGCTCTTGCGCAATGTAACGGCAGAGACGAATCACTGGGTGGAGCTGGCGCTGGAGGGTGGTCCGAAGGGACCGCGCGACGCGATCGGAACGACGGTGTACCTGACGGCGAACGGCGTTCGGCAACGAAACGACGTGCGCAGCGGCGGCAGCTACGAGTCGAACAGCGACATGCGGCTGCACTTTGGCTTAGGGCAGGCGACCCGGGTGGACGACGTCGAGATCCGGTGGAGTTCCGGTGAGGTGGAGCACCTGAAACTGCCGGAGGTGGACCGCATCTTCAGCGTGGCTCAGGGAAAAGGCATTGTGCCCGGCGTGTACGACGCCCTGGCACATGCCGGGGCGGGTCACCCACCCGCAAAGTAG
- a CDS encoding tetratricopeptide repeat protein produces the protein MRSLAIAGLCCALAAPGYLAAQSAAAPSKDKAMQAQAAGDDALAESLYSKALAQDPGWTEGWWKYGGLLYEARKFQAADDAFTHLTRLAPANPLGLAMLGMCEYELGDWSNASLHLNKAFARGGLPEGIANGAMYDLGLTLMRQHNRNGALIAFRLLQHNAPAFPNLVPAIGSAELGLQQVAQPGSANSSAVMLAGQAAVAVLNLKSDDADRLYRQLVQQYPTLPNAHLCLALFLENLGKHAEAEAELKAETTVRPGSPDAWIWLARLALARRDAAATLSNVSQAVRISPNDGVCFLLSGRAYILQQQWNKALNDLQKAEALAPNSYEVHHALISVYSELHDPQGADAERKLFAQTFSLSHPPQTEAQ, from the coding sequence GTGCGAAGTCTTGCGATTGCGGGCCTCTGCTGCGCGCTGGCTGCCCCGGGTTATCTTGCCGCGCAAAGTGCTGCCGCGCCTTCGAAAGACAAGGCGATGCAAGCACAGGCTGCCGGTGACGACGCGTTAGCGGAGTCGCTCTACAGCAAGGCGCTGGCGCAGGACCCGGGTTGGACGGAAGGCTGGTGGAAGTACGGTGGCCTGCTCTACGAAGCGCGCAAGTTCCAGGCCGCGGACGATGCGTTTACGCACCTGACGCGACTGGCGCCGGCGAACCCGCTGGGGCTTGCGATGCTGGGCATGTGCGAGTACGAGTTGGGCGACTGGAGCAATGCTTCGCTGCACCTGAACAAGGCATTCGCGCGTGGCGGCCTGCCGGAAGGCATTGCGAATGGCGCGATGTACGACTTGGGCTTGACGCTGATGCGGCAGCACAACCGCAACGGAGCGCTGATCGCGTTCCGCCTGTTGCAGCACAACGCGCCGGCGTTTCCGAACCTGGTGCCCGCAATAGGAAGCGCGGAGTTGGGCCTGCAACAGGTGGCTCAGCCCGGCAGCGCGAATAGCAGTGCGGTGATGCTCGCGGGGCAGGCGGCAGTAGCGGTGCTGAACCTGAAGAGCGACGATGCGGATCGTCTGTACCGGCAGCTTGTTCAGCAATATCCAACGCTGCCCAATGCGCATCTGTGCCTCGCACTGTTTTTGGAAAACCTCGGCAAGCACGCTGAGGCGGAAGCGGAGTTGAAAGCGGAGACAACGGTAAGGCCGGGCAGTCCGGATGCGTGGATCTGGCTGGCTCGACTGGCGCTCGCGCGGCGCGATGCTGCGGCTACGCTGAGCAATGTCAGCCAGGCGGTTCGCATCTCGCCGAACGATGGTGTTTGCTTTCTCTTGTCAGGGCGCGCGTACATCCTGCAGCAGCAATGGAACAAGGCGTTGAACGATCTGCAAAAGGCTGAGGCGCTGGCTCCCAACAGTTACGAGGTGCACCACGCGTTGATCTCGGTGTACAGCGAACTGCACGACCCGCAGGGCGCAGATGCAGAGCGCAAACTGTTCGCGCAGACCTTTTCGTTGTCGCACCCGCCGCAGACGGAAGCGCAATGA
- a CDS encoding TonB-dependent receptor has product MSRKPLLACLFALLLMTVPAALAQSFARVDGIVSDQTKAVIPGAKVTITNAETGVVTTKTSDSAGQFVFPSVLPGSYKLVVESNGFNVYTRTIIVHANDRVTANAPLVLGGVADVVTVTTTAQQTDTGQRSETLTSDQIQNLATLTRDAEELLPLLPGVVQNGSTAYGASFGGGGVTTSAAGIEGFNVNGNRSDANTFKLDGGNMNDLTGNNGSAIIPNTEFISELTVETSNFTADQGGSPVLITAITKSGTKDFHGEAYYVGRNSRFDANDWSNNFAGVARPDSQFNYPGFFVSGPILFPGTHFNRGPQKKLFFFFGSEFMRQKPDSGTELTNVPTAAMLGGDFSQIVYSSVCAAARAAGTAGTTLYLNHPCAITDPTTGLTLDRQNGRLQTFSANGTGILKSLSGPGLLGPNYTDPGGNWNYAAHPQSPTDINQYVARFDWDPSEKARFYVRLGRQDETETRPWGEYVGAGSTWTSNVPEPTPTIQRYNSRSLNVNMVDVLSPSLTNEFSFNTNVLRQTNQYENANIISKQALGVSFNGVFNNGYPTVPQIVPAFAVCDSLNTSGCGTGYTPPATGRWGESNLAGDGNYYKQTQFEFSDNLTKVVGAHNMKFGVSVGRARNDQNSAASTLEGYLVPATWTAGSSGDEYADILTEHFAEFVQANHDVRGNLRSSLFEWYGQDSWKIHKRLTLEYGIRWTLQGPWYEARGLGSTFDPSAYIAGNTSVYNGVRTASCANAGQSDVPLCGTVPKTIRPYPTPLTQPRVGFSWDTTGTGQTILRGGFGVYTQRDPTNAGFGAVLGPPNLFTATVCCNLNLAQISASNPGAQGAFTYSQSSAVYNPKDDKNPAIYQFNLTVSQALGHHFNAELAYVGSQSRHLELLQNIDNIAPGALWTPGTHIVPTSVQGNEGNFAPYAPFKQIVQISHEGTANYNGLQTTLRKQAGHNVDFLASYTFSRAMGDSDQFQTLLPNPYSTKGSYHVLSFDRTHLFSLGAQWYVPKLARGSLVNHAVAREVLNGWMFSGIAKAQSGGPIAISAYVNCIQNGAPCPTSIWSPTDTWFGSNAWSTAFLPGSTTSPPNGIYPTYTCDPRQTHNGIGTRYLNTSCVSLPAFGQQGSVNPPYMKGPGFSDYDIALQKSFHLTGERHLDIRVSAFNFLNRAQLNQLNTVANFNYILPTGATDPGVGTSVLTNANQPCLDGIGGLGYSCGKTGYRQLEGAAKFFF; this is encoded by the coding sequence ATGTCCAGGAAACCGCTTCTTGCTTGTCTGTTCGCGCTGCTGTTGATGACCGTTCCGGCAGCGCTGGCGCAGTCGTTTGCGCGCGTTGACGGAATCGTTTCGGATCAGACGAAGGCCGTGATCCCCGGCGCGAAGGTCACGATCACCAACGCGGAAACCGGCGTGGTAACGACCAAGACCTCCGATTCCGCAGGGCAGTTTGTGTTTCCTTCCGTTCTGCCGGGCTCGTACAAGCTGGTCGTGGAGTCGAACGGGTTCAACGTCTACACGCGGACGATCATCGTGCACGCCAATGACCGTGTGACAGCGAACGCTCCGCTGGTGCTGGGCGGCGTGGCCGACGTGGTCACCGTGACCACGACAGCGCAGCAGACGGATACGGGCCAGCGCTCGGAAACGCTCACCAGCGATCAGATTCAAAACCTGGCGACGCTCACCCGCGATGCCGAGGAACTGCTGCCACTGCTGCCGGGCGTAGTGCAAAACGGAAGCACGGCGTACGGCGCTTCGTTTGGCGGCGGCGGTGTGACCACGTCTGCCGCCGGCATTGAAGGCTTTAACGTGAACGGCAATCGTTCGGACGCGAACACCTTCAAGCTGGACGGCGGCAATATGAACGACCTGACCGGCAACAACGGTTCGGCCATCATTCCAAACACCGAATTCATCTCGGAACTGACCGTGGAGACGAGCAACTTCACCGCGGACCAGGGCGGATCGCCGGTGCTGATTACGGCGATCACGAAGTCGGGTACGAAGGACTTCCACGGCGAGGCGTACTACGTGGGTCGCAACTCGCGTTTCGACGCGAACGACTGGAGCAACAACTTCGCTGGCGTGGCACGGCCGGATTCCCAGTTCAACTATCCTGGCTTCTTTGTCAGCGGACCGATCCTCTTCCCTGGAACGCACTTCAATCGCGGTCCGCAAAAGAAGCTGTTCTTCTTTTTCGGTAGCGAGTTCATGCGGCAGAAGCCGGACAGCGGAACGGAGCTGACCAACGTGCCGACGGCTGCGATGCTGGGCGGTGACTTCAGCCAGATCGTGTACAGCAGCGTATGTGCTGCGGCGCGCGCTGCCGGCACGGCGGGCACCACGCTTTATCTGAACCATCCTTGCGCCATCACCGACCCAACCACCGGGCTGACGCTGGACCGGCAGAACGGCCGGCTCCAGACCTTCAGCGCAAACGGAACGGGAATTCTGAAGTCGCTGTCGGGCCCCGGCCTGCTCGGTCCGAACTATACCGATCCGGGTGGCAACTGGAACTATGCGGCGCATCCGCAATCGCCCACGGACATCAACCAGTACGTTGCGCGATTCGATTGGGATCCGTCGGAAAAGGCACGCTTCTACGTTCGCCTCGGTCGGCAGGACGAAACGGAAACGCGGCCGTGGGGCGAGTACGTGGGTGCGGGCAGCACCTGGACGTCTAACGTGCCGGAGCCTACGCCGACGATCCAGCGCTACAACTCGCGCTCGCTCAACGTAAACATGGTCGACGTGCTGAGCCCGTCGCTGACGAACGAGTTCTCGTTCAACACCAACGTCCTGCGGCAGACGAACCAGTACGAGAACGCGAACATCATCAGCAAGCAGGCGCTCGGCGTCAGCTTCAACGGCGTGTTCAACAACGGCTACCCGACGGTTCCGCAGATTGTTCCGGCGTTCGCCGTGTGCGACTCGCTGAACACCAGCGGCTGCGGCACCGGGTACACCCCGCCTGCCACCGGACGCTGGGGCGAGAGCAACCTGGCAGGCGACGGCAACTATTACAAGCAGACGCAGTTTGAGTTCTCCGACAACCTGACCAAGGTAGTAGGCGCGCACAATATGAAGTTCGGTGTTTCGGTCGGTCGCGCGCGCAACGATCAGAACTCGGCGGCGAGCACGCTGGAAGGCTACCTGGTGCCCGCGACCTGGACGGCTGGATCGAGCGGCGACGAATACGCCGACATTCTGACAGAGCACTTTGCCGAGTTCGTGCAGGCGAACCATGATGTGCGTGGCAACCTGCGTTCGTCGCTGTTCGAGTGGTATGGGCAGGACAGCTGGAAGATCCACAAGCGCCTGACGCTGGAATACGGCATCCGCTGGACGTTGCAGGGACCCTGGTACGAGGCGCGAGGTCTGGGATCGACCTTTGATCCGTCGGCCTACATTGCGGGCAACACGAGCGTGTACAACGGCGTTCGCACTGCGAGCTGCGCCAACGCCGGACAAAGTGATGTTCCGTTGTGCGGCACCGTGCCGAAAACCATTCGGCCGTATCCAACTCCGCTGACGCAGCCACGTGTCGGCTTCTCGTGGGACACGACCGGCACGGGCCAGACCATTTTGCGTGGCGGGTTCGGTGTGTACACGCAGCGCGATCCTACCAACGCCGGCTTTGGCGCGGTGCTTGGACCGCCGAACCTGTTCACGGCAACCGTCTGCTGCAACCTGAATCTCGCGCAGATTTCGGCGTCGAACCCGGGCGCGCAGGGAGCATTTACCTATAGCCAAAGCAGCGCGGTGTACAACCCAAAGGACGACAAGAACCCGGCCATCTACCAGTTCAACCTGACGGTGTCGCAGGCGCTGGGTCACCACTTTAATGCGGAGCTGGCGTACGTGGGCAGCCAGAGCCGGCACCTGGAGTTGTTGCAGAACATCGACAACATCGCTCCCGGCGCTCTGTGGACACCTGGCACGCACATTGTGCCCACCTCGGTGCAGGGCAACGAAGGGAACTTTGCGCCCTATGCACCGTTCAAGCAGATCGTGCAGATCTCGCACGAGGGCACGGCGAACTACAACGGCCTGCAGACCACGCTGCGCAAGCAGGCGGGCCACAACGTGGACTTTTTGGCGAGCTACACGTTTTCGCGAGCCATGGGTGACAGCGATCAGTTCCAAACGCTGCTGCCAAACCCGTACAGCACGAAGGGTTCCTATCATGTGCTGAGCTTTGATCGAACGCACCTGTTCTCGCTGGGAGCGCAGTGGTATGTTCCGAAGCTGGCGCGCGGCAGCCTGGTGAATCACGCTGTGGCGCGCGAGGTGCTGAACGGCTGGATGTTCTCCGGCATTGCGAAGGCACAGAGCGGCGGGCCGATTGCGATTAGCGCGTATGTGAACTGCATCCAGAACGGAGCGCCTTGCCCGACGTCGATCTGGAGCCCGACCGATACGTGGTTTGGCAGCAACGCCTGGTCGACAGCGTTTCTTCCCGGATCCACAACATCGCCGCCGAACGGCATATACCCGACGTACACCTGTGACCCGCGGCAGACGCACAACGGCATTGGCACCCGCTACCTGAATACGTCATGCGTCTCTCTGCCAGCCTTTGGTCAGCAGGGCTCGGTGAACCCGCCGTACATGAAGGGACCCGGCTTCTCGGACTATGACATTGCGCTGCAGAAGTCGTTCCACCTAACGGGAGAGCGGCACCTGGACATCCGGGTCTCGGCGTTCAACTTCCTCAACCGTGCGCAACTGAACCAGCTGAACACCGTGGCGAACTTCAACTACATCCTGCCAACGGGCGCGACCGATCCGGGAGTGGGAACCTCTGTGCTGACGAACGCCAATCAGCCGTGTCTGGACGGCATTGGAGGTCTCGGCTACAGTTGCGGCAAGACCGGCTACCGTCAATTGGAGGGCGCGGCGAAGTTCTTCTTCTAA
- a CDS encoding tetratricopeptide repeat protein encodes MRAQNACADGDRALAASQWSAANDAYQKCVVENPVSAVYSNMGVALSHMGRMDDAVRSYTTALELDPGNTRIEFNLAVTLLRSGEYAQAADHLKHLQRTGNDSRYDELLAFCYYHLASYPLAARAAERVYAAHPDDAANALILGSTYTRMHLYDKALPLITFALKAAGSAEGHLILAQTLIGLHQYPAAQNELQQIAATQPDFPGLHEAMGEVYVGTERAHDAEAEFALAVKEDPDSFEANYLLGRLKRFDGNFAEANHFYDVADRLHPHSPEIAYERAEIAIKERRFADAIPLLEFVTRAEPDEAQAVLLLAQAYQKTGRHEDAQREGELYNAKRRESHQQREAQDQADAGKAP; translated from the coding sequence ATGCGTGCGCAGAATGCGTGCGCCGATGGCGATCGAGCGCTGGCCGCTTCACAGTGGAGCGCGGCCAACGACGCATACCAGAAGTGCGTAGTGGAGAACCCGGTGTCGGCGGTGTACTCCAACATGGGTGTCGCGCTGTCGCACATGGGTCGCATGGACGATGCGGTGCGCAGCTACACAACAGCGCTGGAACTGGATCCCGGCAACACGCGCATCGAGTTCAACCTGGCAGTCACGCTGCTGCGCTCTGGTGAGTATGCGCAAGCCGCGGACCACCTGAAGCACCTGCAGCGCACGGGCAATGATTCGCGATACGACGAACTGCTGGCCTTCTGCTACTACCACCTCGCGTCGTACCCGCTGGCAGCGCGTGCGGCGGAGCGTGTGTACGCGGCGCATCCCGATGATGCGGCCAACGCGCTCATCCTCGGCTCGACCTATACGCGCATGCACCTGTACGACAAGGCGCTGCCGCTCATCACGTTTGCCTTGAAAGCGGCAGGTTCGGCGGAAGGGCACCTGATCCTGGCGCAGACGCTGATCGGGTTGCACCAGTACCCCGCCGCGCAGAATGAATTGCAGCAGATCGCGGCCACGCAACCGGACTTCCCCGGCCTGCATGAGGCGATGGGCGAAGTGTATGTCGGCACCGAGCGCGCGCACGATGCGGAGGCGGAGTTTGCGTTGGCAGTGAAAGAAGATCCGGACAGTTTCGAGGCAAACTACCTGCTCGGTCGCTTGAAGCGGTTCGATGGAAACTTCGCAGAGGCGAATCACTTCTACGACGTTGCGGACCGTCTGCACCCGCACTCGCCGGAGATCGCGTACGAGCGCGCGGAGATCGCGATCAAGGAACGCCGCTTCGCGGATGCGATTCCTTTGCTTGAGTTTGTGACGCGCGCCGAGCCGGACGAGGCGCAGGCCGTGCTGCTGCTTGCGCAGGCGTACCAGAAGACCGGGCGGCACGAGGATGCGCAGCGCGAAGGGGAGCTTTACAACGCAAAGCGGAGAGAGTCGCACCAGCAACGCGAGGCGCAGGACCAGGCCGATGCGGGAAAGGCGCCCTGA
- a CDS encoding multiheme c-type cytochrome encodes MLWRPWVVRAMQDEHVVAPKSVRETGATAGNAFVGSAGCITCHKWAASQPSTGMGMAAIDPAAVGAASALPRDYRSMLFRDDDTTVTLQKTATGLQMSATDGSATVAAPVRWVFGQGHSGRTFILEKDGQFYESRASYYRALENLDLTIGHSANRPTSLLGSLGRQLPEAEVRRCFSCHTSEDVFDGKLDVAKAHPGVTCENCHGAGSEHVASMGTVAGRSTKADPHIFNPGTLPAADLNDFCGSCHRTTRDVLESGVRDIRNIRFQPYRLENSRCYDPTDRRITCVACHDPHRELETSTESYDAKCLACHANRGTARVAQAKAPACPRATKDCASCHMPRLNLPGAHYAFTDHYIRVQQPGMPYPD; translated from the coding sequence ATGCTGTGGCGGCCCTGGGTGGTGCGTGCCATGCAGGACGAGCACGTAGTTGCGCCGAAGTCGGTGCGGGAAACGGGAGCCACGGCCGGCAACGCCTTTGTGGGCTCGGCAGGCTGTATCACCTGCCATAAATGGGCGGCATCGCAGCCGTCGACGGGCATGGGCATGGCCGCGATCGATCCTGCCGCTGTGGGTGCCGCGAGCGCGTTGCCGCGAGACTATCGCTCCATGCTGTTTCGCGATGACGACACCACGGTGACGCTGCAGAAGACTGCGACGGGACTGCAGATGAGTGCCACCGACGGCAGCGCCACCGTGGCCGCACCGGTGCGATGGGTCTTCGGCCAGGGGCACTCGGGGCGAACGTTCATTCTGGAAAAAGATGGGCAGTTTTACGAGAGCCGCGCCAGCTACTACCGCGCGCTCGAAAACCTGGACCTGACGATCGGGCACTCGGCGAACCGACCCACCTCCTTGCTTGGGTCGCTGGGGCGCCAACTGCCTGAGGCGGAGGTGAGGAGATGCTTCTCCTGCCACACGAGCGAAGATGTGTTCGACGGCAAGCTGGACGTGGCGAAAGCGCACCCGGGTGTCACCTGCGAGAACTGCCACGGTGCGGGCAGTGAGCACGTCGCAAGCATGGGAACGGTGGCAGGGCGCTCAACCAAGGCGGACCCGCACATCTTCAACCCCGGCACGCTGCCCGCTGCAGACCTGAACGACTTCTGCGGATCGTGTCATCGCACCACGCGCGACGTTCTGGAATCAGGCGTTCGCGACATCCGTAACATTCGCTTTCAGCCTTACAGGCTGGAGAACAGCCGATGCTACGATCCCACCGACCGCCGCATCACGTGCGTTGCGTGTCACGATCCGCATCGCGAGTTGGAGACTTCGACGGAGAGCTACGATGCAAAGTGCCTGGCATGCCATGCGAATCGCGGCACCGCGCGCGTGGCACAGGCCAAGGCACCGGCGTGCCCGCGCGCGACGAAGGATTGTGCGAGCTGTCACATGCCGCGGCTGAACCTGCCGGGCGCGCACTACGCCTTTACCGACCACTACATCCGCGTGCAGCAGCCGGGCATGCCGTACCCCGATTAG